A region of the Roseiflexus sp. RS-1 genome:
AATAGCGCGAAAACGCCCCCACTCGCGCCAGTTTCCACCAATCTCGTCATCGAACCGATCCGGCGCCGCTTCGAGGGTTGCCGCAAGGAGTGGCAGTTCCGCCACGTCGATCTCACGGAACGCAGCAATGCGCTCGTGCGGGTCGCGCGATCCGAGTTCGCCGCCGCGCTCATCGAGCAGAAAGGCGAAAGTTGCAAACCGTTGCGGCGGGTACACGATGATTGCCAGAAAGCGCCGGATGACAGTCTGCAATCCGGTTTCTTCTTCGACCTCGCGCTGCAACGCAGCTTCAATCGTTTCACCATGCGCGACCCCGCCGGTCAGCAACCGGAAGCACCCGGCGGGATAGAACGTTTTGATCGCCGTGAGCAATCGTCCGTTGCCGCGCCGCACCACCATGCAGACTTCACCATAACGGTCAGAACGCGCAACCGGATCGAAGGAAGCGCCGTCGAGCGGCGCGACGATGCGGCGTGGCGCTCCGTAACGCATCGCCAGCGCGTGGATGTCGGCTTCGATGGCGGGGTCGAGAAGCATATCACGACATCGTCCCAACTGGACGTCCGATCTGGCGTCGGCGTTCCTCCGCCAGGCGTCGCTTTTCTGCGATCATCTCGTCAGTCACATACTCGTCGAACGAGCGGAGACCGGCGAGCTGGAGACCGTGCTTCTTCATCAGGCGGTACATTTCCTTGACCTTTTCGATTTCGATGTTTCGACCAAGGGTGTAATCGCCGTACATATGTTCCATGGTCAACAACGCCGTCTCAGAGAGGCAGGCATACGCCGTGCCGGGCGGCAGTCCGATATCGAAGCCGAAGTCGGGTTCGCCGGGCAGCAGGATTTCGCCCGACTCGATCAC
Encoded here:
- a CDS encoding NUDIX hydrolase, with translation MLLDPAIEADIHALAMRYGAPRRIVAPLDGASFDPVARSDRYGEVCMVVRRGNGRLLTAIKTFYPAGCFRLLTGGVAHGETIEAALQREVEEETGLQTVIRRFLAIIVYPPQRFATFAFLLDERGGELGSRDPHERIAAFREIDVAELPLLAATLEAAPDRFDDEIGGNWREWGRFRAIVHRVVYQALSDDQAAA